A window of the Proteus terrae subsp. cibarius genome harbors these coding sequences:
- a CDS encoding 5-methylcytosine restriction system specificity protein McrC — MWLFDIIKNGTLVDNQSYFVSEGILTNRRLGKSITLSAKSKGQWTYPHNDESAIWHFLNSVSRDVEKTLNDNISDALILFNDEDYEHNTDGGFIGVSGTDARNFNLDTGNLIGFVKRGDYSLKISSRFGDAFLQYIIADADGFLELENIGGESHADGYEWLLAYLWNIKFKRAYRLGLPKTYITRNDRISRVRGTINATDYFQNKSSGKYLCSYREHSYDSPATSLFIKAYEAVAHYSFCHQTRNIYSAFLTANQGIKRSQQEILRTSHFTNPFYNDYNVLIDLSKQVIDRKGSDFDSQQDSSAFFFDISMLFEYFIRKLIKRDGLRLLGKFEQRQQIASGALSGYMRKLEPDLVIEIDESLFVFDVKYKAFDSQFGVKREDLFQLHTYIGQYGNVAAIKGCGFIYPISEERWASLNLEKTQGVISDIIHQQGQEIPFHVLFLKIPEDTYIDFNRKMKEQCSIFINALYSKVFNR, encoded by the coding sequence GTGTGGCTTTTCGATATCATTAAGAACGGCACACTGGTCGATAACCAGTCCTATTTTGTCAGCGAAGGCATTTTGACAAATAGACGTTTAGGAAAGTCGATAACCCTTAGTGCCAAATCAAAAGGACAATGGACCTATCCTCATAACGACGAGTCTGCAATTTGGCACTTTTTGAATTCGGTATCTCGTGATGTCGAAAAAACGCTGAATGATAATATTTCCGATGCTTTAATACTCTTCAATGATGAAGATTACGAACACAATACAGATGGCGGTTTCATCGGTGTCTCTGGTACGGATGCAAGAAATTTTAATCTCGACACGGGCAATCTAATCGGATTTGTTAAGCGAGGAGATTACTCTCTGAAGATCAGCTCACGTTTTGGTGATGCTTTCCTTCAATACATCATTGCAGATGCCGATGGATTTCTCGAATTAGAAAACATTGGAGGAGAAAGTCACGCAGACGGTTACGAGTGGCTTTTAGCATATCTATGGAACATTAAGTTTAAGAGAGCATACCGCCTGGGCTTGCCAAAGACTTATATTACAAGAAATGATCGTATTTCCCGCGTAAGGGGAACTATAAATGCTACAGATTATTTCCAGAATAAGTCATCTGGAAAATATTTATGCTCGTACCGAGAGCACAGCTACGACAGCCCTGCAACTTCACTTTTTATAAAAGCTTATGAAGCAGTCGCACATTACTCATTTTGTCACCAAACACGAAATATCTATAGTGCATTTCTGACTGCCAATCAGGGGATTAAAAGGTCACAGCAAGAAATTTTGAGGACTTCTCATTTCACCAACCCTTTCTACAATGATTATAACGTGCTCATTGACTTATCTAAGCAAGTCATTGACCGGAAGGGCTCTGATTTTGATTCGCAGCAGGATTCGAGTGCTTTCTTTTTCGATATTTCGATGTTGTTTGAATATTTCATTCGTAAGCTCATTAAGCGAGATGGGCTACGCCTGCTAGGTAAGTTCGAGCAACGTCAGCAAATAGCATCTGGTGCTCTCAGTGGTTATATGAGAAAACTTGAACCTGATCTTGTTATAGAAATCGATGAGAGTTTATTCGTATTTGATGTGAAGTATAAAGCATTTGATTCACAATTTGGGGTGAAGCGTGAAGATCTTTTTCAGCTACATACTTACATAGGGCAGTATGGAAATGTTGCCGCAATCAAGGGATGTGGATTTATTTACCCTATATCAGAAGAACGATGGGCTTCACTTAACCTTGAAAAAACACAGGGTGTGATTTCAGATATTATTCACCAGCAAGGACAAGAGATACCGTTCCATGTGCTTTTTCTAAAAATCCCTGAAGATACGTATATTGATTTTAATAGGAAAATGAAAGAGCAGTGCAGCATTTTTATTAATGCCCTTTATTCTAAGGTTTTTAATCGGTGA
- a CDS encoding McrB family protein produces MKSRLKNLYKYLIENRKHEVNGWHKAYRDFYSQVAQIRERITSGEGLSQNDEAFLKQLLYEKSNGIASRGQSVLSNDNFQSFIKNKNFISALEKFILIPNSENFTIFSDSWSNQGKSNNPVLVNRVAAACTLEVSTTVDSGKFNQVFSWLIREGIIPAYPAEENQSWFAKNIFLLKSIKSEFDNELREGKTDEFYLSQFVWVLYENLSNPFSLKKQIVKYGAPGTGKTYQARLQTSLLFDIWKEEFAPYSRLTHASQIELVQFHPSFSYEDFMEGLRPVLDSDGNSQLTLQNGVFKEFCRSAGKWEIDVYGLGLTQKWESLTIKELLPFREKLSGEHWQDIFEISDISKLVSEAVPPFFFIIDEVNRAELSRVFGELMYCLEYRGTRGCVKTQYSNLNNEHTGMLKDAQGYLFFIPTNIYLIGTMNTIDRSVESFDFALRRRFRWEEVVPDMALLKYHLNQFCKAWLPLVDNLERLNELIAKEPLLGNDYQIGHAYLMDLKYATSLTVSEVRERVWDDCIRPLLQEYLRGTGKETELISSFGKAFGV; encoded by the coding sequence ATGAAAAGTAGACTGAAAAACCTATATAAATATCTTATTGAGAACAGGAAGCATGAAGTCAATGGATGGCACAAAGCCTATCGTGACTTTTACAGTCAGGTCGCTCAAATCCGTGAGCGAATCACATCTGGAGAAGGCTTGTCTCAAAATGATGAAGCCTTTCTGAAGCAGTTACTCTATGAGAAGAGCAACGGTATCGCTTCTCGCGGACAGTCAGTGTTGAGCAATGACAACTTCCAGTCATTCATTAAAAACAAGAATTTCATATCCGCATTAGAAAAATTTATATTGATTCCAAACAGTGAAAACTTCACGATTTTTTCTGATTCGTGGTCTAACCAAGGTAAATCCAACAACCCTGTTCTCGTTAATCGAGTGGCAGCAGCTTGTACGCTCGAAGTCTCCACAACGGTTGATTCCGGTAAATTTAATCAGGTTTTTAGTTGGCTTATACGCGAAGGAATAATTCCAGCATACCCAGCAGAAGAAAATCAAAGTTGGTTTGCTAAAAACATTTTTCTATTAAAGAGCATCAAAAGCGAGTTTGATAATGAGCTTCGGGAAGGTAAAACTGATGAGTTTTATCTTAGTCAGTTTGTTTGGGTGCTTTACGAGAATTTGTCAAACCCATTCAGTTTAAAGAAGCAGATTGTTAAATACGGTGCGCCGGGGACAGGGAAAACTTATCAAGCTCGCCTGCAAACTTCGCTCTTGTTTGACATCTGGAAAGAGGAATTTGCTCCCTACAGCCGTCTCACACATGCAAGTCAGATTGAGTTGGTTCAATTTCATCCTTCTTTCAGTTATGAAGACTTTATGGAAGGGCTACGTCCTGTTTTGGACAGTGATGGGAACTCTCAATTAACGTTGCAAAATGGTGTTTTTAAAGAGTTTTGCCGAAGCGCTGGTAAGTGGGAAATCGATGTGTATGGGCTTGGACTTACTCAGAAGTGGGAGTCTCTTACTATCAAGGAACTTCTCCCGTTTAGAGAAAAGTTATCAGGCGAGCATTGGCAGGATATTTTCGAAATATCAGATATATCCAAGCTTGTATCGGAAGCAGTACCACCATTTTTCTTTATAATTGATGAGGTAAACCGAGCTGAGTTGTCTCGCGTTTTTGGTGAGTTAATGTACTGTCTGGAATACCGAGGCACTAGAGGTTGCGTTAAAACCCAATATTCCAATCTGAACAATGAACATACTGGTATGCTTAAGGACGCACAAGGGTATTTGTTCTTCATCCCAACAAACATCTATCTTATTGGAACGATGAACACGATAGACAGAAGTGTCGAAAGTTTTGACTTCGCTTTGCGTCGAAGATTCCGTTGGGAAGAAGTGGTGCCTGATATGGCGCTATTGAAATACCATTTGAACCAATTTTGCAAAGCTTGGCTGCCCTTGGTGGATAACCTTGAACGCTTGAATGAATTGATAGCTAAAGAACCTTTGCTTGGTAATGATTACCAAATTGGTCATGCCTATTTGATGGACTTGAAGTATGCAACCAGCCTTACAGTTTCGGAGGTACGAGAGCGTGTATGGGATGATTGTATTCGTCCGTTATTACAGGAGTATCTTCGTGGAACAGGTAAGGAGACTGAACTGATTAGCTCCTTCGGAAAGGCATTTGGGGTTTAA
- a CDS encoding DUF7146 domain-containing protein has translation MALPLQIETVRPYLNGQWLQVLAALVPELDAAIARKGRHVACPVHGGRDGFRLFKDAEYTGGGVCNSCGIFHDGFELLSWINGWNFAQSIEAIGQVLGIQPGQIQVPTRPIPSNAVDWKARKQDEDKAIIHRLNQTWGETFSLADTRAQPVWNYLHRRGIVTRLRPEWDSVLRFHPNLPYHDEDGLFIDSYPALLGKIVTQQGRSATFHRIYLSEDGFKAPVEKPKKMMPIPSDRTITGGAIPIGEPGEVLGVSEGIETALAVTRATGQTCWSVVNATLLARFEPPSNVKMLYIWADHDLSETGLNAANELKKKAWKKGILTQVLIPPIPTSLGVKSWDWNDVLNVYGAMGFPKVHI, from the coding sequence ATGGCGTTACCTTTACAAATTGAAACAGTAAGGCCATATCTTAATGGCCAATGGCTTCAAGTATTAGCGGCATTGGTGCCAGAACTTGATGCCGCCATTGCTCGAAAAGGCCGTCATGTGGCGTGTCCTGTTCATGGCGGTCGTGATGGCTTTAGGCTATTCAAAGATGCTGAATATACCGGAGGTGGCGTTTGTAACTCCTGCGGTATCTTTCATGATGGCTTTGAACTGTTGTCTTGGATTAATGGATGGAACTTTGCTCAGTCTATTGAAGCAATCGGCCAAGTTCTAGGTATTCAACCCGGACAAATACAAGTGCCTACTCGGCCAATACCGAGTAACGCTGTTGATTGGAAGGCTAGAAAGCAGGACGAGGACAAAGCGATTATCCATCGCTTGAATCAAACCTGGGGAGAAACGTTTTCTCTTGCAGATACTCGTGCGCAACCAGTTTGGAACTACTTGCATCGTCGTGGCATTGTGACGCGGCTTCGTCCTGAATGGGATTCGGTGCTGAGGTTTCATCCAAACTTGCCTTACCATGATGAAGATGGCCTGTTTATCGATAGCTACCCAGCGCTGCTAGGTAAAATCGTTACTCAGCAAGGGCGTTCGGCCACGTTTCATCGGATCTACCTAAGTGAAGATGGATTCAAAGCGCCGGTTGAAAAGCCTAAAAAGATGATGCCGATACCAAGTGACAGAACAATCACTGGTGGTGCCATTCCTATAGGTGAGCCTGGTGAAGTACTAGGTGTTTCTGAAGGTATAGAAACGGCTTTAGCGGTTACCAGAGCAACGGGGCAAACATGTTGGTCGGTTGTGAATGCAACGCTACTGGCTAGGTTTGAACCACCAAGTAATGTGAAAATGCTGTACATCTGGGCAGATCACGATCTCTCTGAGACCGGCCTGAATGCAGCGAATGAACTCAAGAAAAAAGCCTGGAAAAAAGGCATTCTGACACAAGTCTTGATCCCTCCTATACCAACGTCACTCGGCGTGAAAAGTTGGGATTGGAATGATGTGCTGAATGTTTACGGTGCCATGGGCTTTCCTAAAGTTCATATCTGA
- the radC gene encoding RadC family protein produces the protein MKNKKFLAGEEAGTYIVPEQVTEADILDMALKLARGRLSKGRKIEQPSSAFSYLQTLMHEYEHEVFGVLFLDTKHRVIRFEELFKGTLDAASVYPREVTKRALELNAAAVILVHNHPSGDPEPSEADKRITHRLRDALSLVDIRTLDHVVVAYEGCVSLAERGYL, from the coding sequence ATGAAAAACAAAAAGTTCTTAGCTGGCGAAGAAGCCGGTACTTATATCGTTCCTGAGCAAGTGACTGAAGCGGATATCTTAGATATGGCGCTCAAGCTTGCCCGTGGTCGATTGAGTAAAGGTCGAAAAATTGAACAGCCATCGTCGGCGTTCTCATACCTGCAAACACTGATGCACGAGTATGAGCACGAAGTCTTTGGCGTGCTGTTTCTTGATACAAAGCATCGTGTCATTCGATTTGAAGAGCTGTTCAAAGGCACTTTAGATGCGGCGAGCGTGTATCCAAGGGAAGTAACAAAACGAGCGCTAGAACTTAATGCGGCAGCAGTGATACTGGTTCATAACCATCCATCGGGTGATCCTGAACCCAGTGAAGCTGATAAACGCATCACTCATCGACTCCGTGACGCCTTGTCACTTGTTGATATTCGAACGCTTGACCATGTCGTGGTCGCATACGAGGGCTGCGTTTCGCTTGCCGAACGCGGTTATCTTTAA
- a CDS encoding VWA domain-containing protein, translating to MNHPLKNALPIVAAAYGEKFGVKVLIQGQDAFTDGERIVIPTANPDDPHYQQIAWGYLAHEAAHIRHTNFDMVQKASSKPIRKALLNIIEDVRIENELAKDYPGTRRSISQVIEYMVDTQQMSVPEQLEPASNLQAWLLFRLRCHFLGQKALTPLYQAVDERVRQLFPTAAMSRLSAMLTAVPSLVSTGEVLKLVDAIVAMLEEESRPPQDESDADSGNDIRQDASNDSNSSSDSQTPETGSSATGDAAETGDSDNSDQADNLRQALEASAAQFEPDTFAQVAEVLSEQAEGHQGVTPLSLPQAEQAMLGDEAILSLSASESAQIRARLRGMVQSSQDNRNHAKQHGLRVATHRLAASQAGESRLFIQRQPRIAPNAAVHLLVDISGSMGKPIGEGNRKYFHVANEAALALAMALEGIPGVVPAVSYFPGIHQEVSIALLPKQSVRHRAACFDQKPRGCTPMAQAMWFAANSLLAQKQKRKLMIVLTDGDPDDWAATHDIVDRCRRSGFELLGIGIQTRSVEKFFPQSIVINDVKDLKRELFEVTQQLLIQ from the coding sequence ATGAATCATCCATTAAAAAATGCACTGCCAATCGTTGCCGCCGCTTATGGCGAAAAGTTTGGTGTGAAGGTGCTTATTCAAGGACAAGATGCGTTTACAGATGGTGAGCGGATTGTGATCCCAACAGCAAACCCAGACGACCCACACTATCAACAGATAGCTTGGGGTTATCTGGCTCATGAAGCGGCGCATATTCGGCATACCAATTTTGACATGGTGCAGAAGGCGTCGTCCAAGCCGATCCGTAAGGCACTTCTCAATATTATTGAGGATGTTCGCATTGAAAACGAATTGGCAAAGGATTACCCCGGAACCCGGCGCAGTATTTCGCAAGTGATTGAGTACATGGTGGACACTCAGCAAATGAGTGTACCTGAACAGCTTGAGCCTGCATCTAACTTGCAAGCCTGGTTGTTGTTCCGCTTGAGATGCCATTTTCTGGGCCAGAAAGCGCTGACGCCTTTGTATCAAGCAGTTGATGAAAGAGTAAGACAACTCTTTCCTACCGCAGCGATGAGCCGGTTAAGCGCCATGCTGACAGCAGTGCCTAGCCTGGTGTCTACAGGTGAAGTGCTAAAACTTGTCGATGCCATCGTTGCCATGTTGGAAGAAGAATCTCGTCCCCCTCAGGATGAGTCGGATGCTGATAGCGGTAATGACATTAGACAAGATGCGAGTAATGACAGCAATAGCAGTAGTGACAGTCAAACCCCGGAAACAGGTTCGTCTGCAACAGGGGATGCTGCTGAAACGGGTGATTCTGATAACTCTGATCAAGCTGACAATTTGCGACAAGCCTTAGAGGCCAGTGCCGCTCAGTTTGAACCCGATACCTTTGCACAAGTGGCAGAAGTGTTGTCGGAACAAGCTGAAGGACATCAGGGCGTCACTCCACTCAGTTTGCCCCAAGCAGAGCAGGCTATGTTGGGTGATGAGGCCATCTTGAGCTTATCGGCGTCTGAGTCCGCTCAAATTCGAGCCCGACTTAGGGGCATGGTTCAGTCCAGTCAGGACAATCGGAATCATGCCAAACAGCACGGTCTTCGAGTTGCAACACATCGTCTTGCCGCTTCACAAGCAGGTGAGTCGAGATTGTTTATTCAAAGGCAGCCCCGCATTGCGCCTAATGCTGCTGTGCACTTGCTTGTCGATATATCGGGCTCAATGGGTAAGCCCATTGGCGAAGGTAATCGCAAGTACTTTCATGTTGCCAATGAAGCCGCTTTGGCTTTGGCCATGGCACTGGAAGGCATACCGGGTGTTGTACCTGCGGTCAGTTATTTTCCTGGTATTCATCAGGAAGTTTCTATCGCGTTATTGCCCAAGCAATCGGTTCGACATCGGGCCGCCTGTTTTGACCAAAAACCACGAGGTTGTACGCCTATGGCACAAGCGATGTGGTTTGCGGCAAACAGTTTGTTAGCGCAAAAACAGAAGCGAAAGCTAATGATAGTGCTAACGGATGGTGACCCAGATGATTGGGCTGCCACGCATGACATTGTTGACCGATGCAGACGAAGTGGCTTTGAGCTGCTGGGAATAGGGATTCAAACACGCAGTGTTGAGAAATTCTTTCCTCAAAGCATCGTGATTAACGACGTCAAAGATCTGAAGCGTGAGTTATTCGAAGTAACACAACAACTGTTAATTCAGTAA